Proteins encoded in a region of the Paenibacillus sp. E222 genome:
- a CDS encoding tetratricopeptide repeat protein — protein sequence MLIKFLIFGLLWRIVGNPFLAVIIFLIILYFLDRRYVGVMPSFMKPLKRMRNISRLRQQLAMSPNEVSSKLDLARLLIERKRYSEAHALLLELERPYEQSAEYWEALGTTELHLGQTEEGERHILQALDINPRVKYGRPYLTLAGAFKDTHRDKALAYVQQFQEIHSSSSEAYYLLGSVYRSLGRTADAKQAYEQSLNVYRSLPKYKKRQERRWAVRSWFRKRGL from the coding sequence GTGCTGATTAAATTTCTAATCTTTGGCCTGCTGTGGCGGATTGTAGGCAATCCGTTCTTGGCAGTTATTATTTTCCTCATCATTCTGTATTTCCTGGATCGTCGCTATGTTGGGGTGATGCCAAGCTTCATGAAGCCACTTAAACGCATGCGTAACATCTCACGGCTTCGGCAGCAGCTTGCCATGAGTCCGAATGAAGTCTCTTCCAAGCTGGATCTGGCCCGTCTGTTGATTGAACGCAAACGTTATAGCGAAGCTCATGCCTTGCTGCTGGAACTGGAGCGTCCTTACGAGCAATCAGCCGAATATTGGGAGGCGCTAGGCACAACTGAACTTCATCTGGGCCAAACGGAAGAAGGCGAGCGTCATATTTTGCAGGCACTGGATATTAATCCAAGAGTGAAATATGGGCGCCCTTATCTGACACTTGCAGGTGCGTTCAAGGATACTCACCGGGACAAAGCGCTGGCATATGTTCAGCAATTCCAGGAGATTCATTCCTCATCCAGTGAAGCATATTATCTGCTCGGCTCCGTGTACCGCTCCCTTGGACGTACTGCTGATGCAAAGCAAGCCTACGAGCAATCCCTTAACGTATATCGCTCCCTGCCCAAATATAAGAAGCGCCAGGAGCGTCGCTGGGCTGTACGCAGCTGGTTCCGCAAGCGTGGACTATAA
- a CDS encoding phosphotransferase translates to MHIIDSGSLKDSEKQLISTVLSSYGFSSNWKAQRGKGGMNNSTFMVEINEECYVLRQYETHNDQMKIAFEHEVLSALSRSEFELDVPVPVSLPDDKHATFLAVQDRSSGQSKIVTLFHYREGHNPVWNTPEQLSGLGRAAGMLSSVMARLPISLSPVYPPYYQIQEAYPLCSPKKLLQLCTSPPDTLMACADDLQKLKEVLPDLFNTLRGMEDLPHQLVHGDLNASNVLADSQDIICAILDFEFATWDLRVMELAVPMSDLLTMDKEQAWMWEALEGLIQGFRQQVSLEPEELSVIPTLILLRSLDVVMHFISRLFEGTDEPEVAVQQIRKLRERVDWMKGNEERLRELLM, encoded by the coding sequence GTGCACATCATCGATTCAGGTTCCCTAAAGGATTCAGAAAAGCAGCTCATATCCACCGTTTTATCCTCATATGGCTTCTCGTCCAACTGGAAAGCCCAGCGTGGAAAGGGTGGCATGAATAACTCTACCTTCATGGTAGAGATCAACGAAGAATGTTACGTGCTGAGGCAGTATGAAACGCATAATGATCAAATGAAAATTGCTTTTGAACATGAGGTGCTGTCTGCCTTGTCACGTTCAGAGTTTGAGCTTGATGTGCCTGTGCCCGTTAGCCTTCCTGATGATAAGCATGCAACATTTCTTGCGGTGCAGGATCGTTCCTCGGGCCAGAGCAAAATCGTGACGTTGTTCCATTATCGTGAGGGTCATAATCCTGTGTGGAATACACCCGAGCAGCTGAGTGGACTGGGCAGGGCGGCGGGCATGTTGTCTTCCGTTATGGCGCGCCTTCCTATATCCCTGTCTCCCGTTTATCCGCCCTATTATCAGATTCAGGAGGCTTACCCGCTCTGTTCGCCGAAGAAACTGTTACAACTATGCACCTCACCCCCGGATACGCTGATGGCATGTGCAGATGACCTGCAGAAGCTGAAGGAAGTATTGCCAGACTTATTCAATACGCTGCGAGGTATGGAGGATTTGCCGCATCAACTGGTCCATGGGGACTTAAATGCATCCAATGTATTGGCAGACTCTCAGGATATCATATGTGCCATTTTGGATTTTGAATTCGCCACATGGGATCTGCGGGTAATGGAGCTCGCTGTGCCCATGTCGGACCTGCTGACGATGGACAAGGAGCAGGCATGGATGTGGGAGGCTTTGGAGGGACTGATCCAGGGATTCAGGCAGCAGGTCAGCCTGGAGCCAGAGGAGCTGAGCGTGATTCCAACGCTTATTTTGCTTCGAAGCCTGGATGTGGTGATGCATTTTATCAGTCGATTGTTCGAAGGTACAGATGAGCCTGAAGTGGCTGTACAGCAAATCAGGAAGCTGAGAGAACGGGTAGACTGGATGAAAGGTAATGAGGAACGGCTGCGTGAGCTGCTGATGTAG
- a CDS encoding GDSL-type esterase/lipase family protein: MVYRYVAIGDSLTVGTGALLGTGFVPLYRRMAETNVRTFVSMDNLGVNGLTSGEMLQMISNNPRVRQSLREADIITLSIGGNDLIRTFKASGGIPNASKMTQVLGDTRSNVSQIMRHIRQLKGNSVYMVRTIGLYNPYPQAAEAAYWVRQYNSFLNGAGSGNYACAQVYDRFEGRERELLFWDRVHPNAKGYRVIAEQLNRTGYYPFA; the protein is encoded by the coding sequence ATGGTATATCGATATGTGGCTATAGGAGATTCATTAACGGTAGGTACAGGAGCGCTGCTGGGCACCGGCTTTGTTCCTTTATATCGGAGAATGGCAGAAACGAATGTGCGTACGTTTGTATCGATGGATAATTTGGGTGTGAATGGACTTACCTCAGGGGAAATGCTGCAGATGATATCCAACAATCCAAGAGTACGGCAATCGCTGCGTGAAGCGGATATTATTACGTTGTCGATTGGTGGCAATGATCTGATTCGTACATTCAAAGCGAGTGGCGGGATTCCAAATGCAAGTAAGATGACACAGGTGCTTGGAGATACTCGCAGTAACGTATCCCAGATTATGAGGCACATCCGGCAGTTGAAAGGAAACAGTGTATATATGGTCCGTACGATTGGGTTGTACAACCCGTATCCGCAAGCAGCGGAAGCTGCATATTGGGTGCGGCAATATAATTCCTTTCTGAATGGCGCAGGATCGGGGAACTATGCCTGTGCCCAGGTCTATGACCGGTTTGAAGGGCGAGAACGTGAACTGTTATTTTGGGACAGGGTTCATCCAAATGCCAAAGGCTATCGCGTGATTGCAGAACAGCTGAATCGCACAGGATACTATCCATTTGCCTGA